The following proteins come from a genomic window of Thermoproteus sp.:
- a CDS encoding SufD family Fe-S cluster assembly protein produces MKLAELKIRAKELASKLPYQEIADSPGVKHYVDWSRYEGYEAEAPVLSGEAGPCEVLVANGRLVGVGPCRGVEAYRSDEASLRLIELDRKMNALVATRVPEAVHIRLSGTPEAPVVVRMIARGERAFSAAYLVLEVADGFVGDVAFIVEGFGDVLNSALMEGYIGDDVSLNASIASISGGGPQYVLARFLVGSRSNVSARPLAAFGVMNSVIEEYVVEGVKSSVEVIGLDVGVGRSKIHHYVSAVNDGEYGRGRVKLLAVAKDEALVVQRALGRITKRGRWSESVAEGVTYIASKTAAAITQPILYVDTGDVEGARHSAADASLDEDKAFYLKARGFSDAELTELIYLSLIDQYASQLPEGLAKPLSPYIERLRG; encoded by the coding sequence GTGAAGCTCGCAGAATTGAAGATACGTGCGAAGGAGCTCGCGTCGAAGTTACCCTACCAAGAGATAGCGGATTCGCCGGGCGTCAAGCACTATGTAGACTGGTCTAGGTATGAGGGCTATGAGGCCGAGGCGCCTGTGCTCTCAGGCGAGGCGGGCCCCTGTGAGGTGTTGGTGGCCAACGGACGTCTGGTCGGCGTAGGCCCCTGTAGGGGCGTCGAGGCGTATAGGTCCGACGAGGCGTCGTTGAGATTAATCGAGCTAGATAGGAAGATGAACGCGCTTGTGGCGACCAGAGTGCCGGAGGCCGTCCACATAAGGCTTAGCGGCACGCCTGAGGCGCCTGTGGTTGTGAGGATGATCGCTAGAGGCGAGAGGGCCTTCTCGGCGGCGTATTTAGTTCTAGAGGTTGCCGACGGTTTTGTTGGCGATGTGGCGTTCATCGTGGAGGGCTTCGGCGACGTGTTGAATTCGGCGTTGATGGAGGGATATATCGGCGACGACGTGAGCCTCAACGCCTCTATTGCCTCGATATCGGGCGGAGGCCCCCAGTATGTGTTGGCGAGGTTTCTAGTGGGTAGTAGGTCTAACGTGTCGGCGCGTCCCCTCGCGGCCTTCGGCGTCATGAACAGCGTCATAGAGGAGTACGTCGTCGAGGGCGTGAAGTCCTCAGTGGAGGTTATAGGCCTCGACGTAGGCGTCGGCAGATCTAAAATACACCACTACGTCTCGGCTGTAAACGACGGCGAGTACGGCAGGGGCAGAGTCAAGCTGTTGGCCGTAGCGAAAGACGAGGCGCTGGTGGTCCAGAGGGCGCTCGGGAGGATAACCAAAAGGGGTAGGTGGAGCGAAAGCGTCGCCGAAGGCGTGACGTACATAGCGTCGAAGACGGCCGCCGCGATAACTCAGCCCATCCTCTACGTCGATACTGGCGACGTGGAGGGGGCCAGGCATTCGGCCGCCGACGCGTCGCTAGACGAAGACAAGGCTTTTTACCTAAAGGCCAGGGGGTTCTCCGACGCCGAACTGACAGAACTCATATATCTAAGCCTAATAGACCAATACGCCTCCCAACTTCCAGAGGGTTTGGCAAAGCCGCTATCGCCATATATAGAACGGCTTAGGGGGTAG
- a CDS encoding bis(5'-nucleosyl)-tetraphosphatase, translating to MEEVSAGAVVFYKAERSVEYLLLLYPGGHWDFPKGNIEPGETPEQTALREVKEETGLDVSLVPGFKEEIEYFYFREGRKVRKRVIFFLAEAPSKDVKISWEHKGYVWLPFSQALARITYENSRRVLARAHAFLKGKL from the coding sequence GTGGAGGAGGTGTCCGCAGGGGCCGTGGTGTTTTACAAGGCAGAGAGGAGCGTGGAGTACCTCCTGTTGTTATATCCCGGCGGCCATTGGGACTTCCCCAAAGGTAATATAGAGCCGGGCGAGACGCCCGAACAGACCGCGTTGAGGGAAGTCAAAGAGGAGACAGGGCTCGACGTGTCGTTAGTGCCCGGCTTTAAGGAGGAAATAGAGTACTTCTACTTCAGGGAGGGCAGGAAGGTCAGGAAGAGGGTGATCTTCTTCTTGGCCGAGGCGCCCAGCAAGGACGTAAAGATCTCTTGGGAGCATAAGGGCTACGTCTGGCTACCCTTCAGCCAGGCTCTAGCCAGAATAACCTACGAAAATTCGAGACGGGTGTTGGCGCGGGCGCACGCATTTTTAAAGGGGAAGCTGTAG
- a CDS encoding glycoside hydrolase family 57 protein, producing MDIVLFFEVHQPRRLRPDLRRVFPRLPGEHEIFYAELDAAVFRRVAERVYRKATKIILDSSREVPGFKVTFSVSGLALEQLRERAPDVIEMFRELASREAAEFVAQTYYHSLAWFVDRGEFREQVELQTKAVEELIGYKPRAAENTEFIYNNDVACFLHSMGFSTVVTEGVDWVLGWRSPNYVYKAWGCDARVLTRNYRLSDDVGFRFGARWWDQWPLTADKYAAWLDATPGDLVLIAVDYETFGEHHWPESGIHEFLEWLPREVAKRPRLQFATVSEAASRHPPRDIYDVPPWATISWADERDLSAWLGNELQREAFALLKWLYPYARALGGGALRLWRLLSTSDHLYYQATKTGPAGEVHSYFSPYGSAYKAHDIYMNALSSLLMYIRENWSPDAAARLKFNDERCFYAEGLRLCSLEDLRLTDKAFRERHREDLERWLRDVFLLSKEDAARWL from the coding sequence GTGGACATAGTGCTATTCTTCGAGGTACATCAGCCCAGGAGGCTGAGGCCGGACCTACGCCGCGTATTTCCCCGACTCCCCGGAGAGCACGAGATCTTCTACGCGGAGTTGGACGCGGCGGTCTTCAGGAGAGTCGCCGAGAGGGTATACCGCAAGGCCACTAAGATCATATTAGACTCAAGCAGGGAGGTGCCCGGGTTCAAGGTCACGTTCAGCGTCAGCGGCTTGGCGTTAGAGCAACTCAGGGAGCGCGCTCCGGACGTAATCGAGATGTTTCGAGAACTCGCCTCTAGGGAGGCTGCCGAGTTTGTAGCGCAGACGTACTACCACAGCCTTGCCTGGTTTGTCGATAGGGGGGAGTTCAGAGAGCAAGTTGAGTTGCAGACTAAGGCAGTGGAGGAGCTGATAGGCTACAAGCCCCGCGCCGCCGAGAACACCGAATTTATATACAACAACGATGTGGCTTGTTTCCTACACTCTATGGGCTTCTCCACAGTGGTGACCGAAGGAGTTGACTGGGTCTTGGGCTGGCGGTCCCCCAATTACGTCTACAAAGCGTGGGGGTGCGACGCGAGGGTTCTGACTAGGAACTATAGGCTGAGTGATGATGTGGGGTTCCGCTTCGGCGCCAGATGGTGGGATCAGTGGCCTCTGACCGCCGATAAGTACGCCGCGTGGCTTGACGCCACGCCCGGCGATTTGGTCCTAATAGCGGTGGACTACGAGACCTTCGGCGAGCACCACTGGCCCGAGTCGGGCATACACGAGTTCCTTGAATGGTTGCCGCGCGAAGTCGCCAAGAGGCCGAGGCTCCAGTTCGCCACGGTCTCGGAGGCCGCCTCGCGCCATCCCCCGCGCGATATCTACGACGTGCCGCCTTGGGCCACTATCAGCTGGGCCGACGAGCGCGACCTATCGGCGTGGCTCGGCAACGAGCTTCAGAGGGAGGCATTTGCGTTGCTCAAATGGCTGTACCCCTATGCCAGGGCCCTCGGCGGCGGGGCGCTTAGGCTCTGGCGGCTATTATCGACAAGCGACCACCTCTACTACCAGGCGACCAAGACGGGCCCCGCGGGCGAGGTCCACTCGTACTTCAGCCCCTACGGCTCCGCCTACAAGGCCCATGATATATATATGAACGCGTTGTCCTCGCTCTTGATGTACATAAGGGAGAACTGGAGCCCCGACGCGGCCGCCAGGTTGAAGTTCAACGACGAGAGATGCTTTTATGCGGAGGGGCTGAGGCTCTGCTCCCTAGAGGACTTGAGGTTGACAGACAAGGCGTTTAGGGAGCGGCATAGGGAAGACCTCGAGAGGTGGCTGAGGGATGTATTCCTCTTATCGAAAGAGGACGCCGCACGGTGGCTGTGA